From Chloroflexota bacterium, one genomic window encodes:
- a CDS encoding ABC transporter permease translates to MRLQAGRREEWRRAWYRMRRSAVSLVGLGIVLTVILAAIFAPYITPYPEDAGNAVHFANAHEPPSMKHLFGTDEIGRDVLTRVVFGARISLVLGIVVLSIAIGIGVPLGLIAGYWGGRVSTIIMRTTDIFLAIPPLVLALAVSAALTPNLTTSMVAIAFGWWPWFTRLVYGEVLSVKEELFVEAAYSLGAGRLRIAFKEILPNVLSPILVKGTLDMGFVILIGASLSFLGLGAQPPSPAWGTSIAEGRVYLPGAWWAATFPGLAIFVTVLGFNLLGDGLRDIFDVEVERWGV, encoded by the coding sequence ATGAGGTTGCAGGCGGGACGCCGGGAGGAGTGGCGGCGCGCCTGGTATCGGATGCGCCGGAGCGCGGTCTCCCTGGTCGGCCTGGGGATCGTGTTGACTGTGATCCTGGCCGCCATCTTCGCCCCGTACATCACCCCGTACCCCGAGGATGCGGGGAACGCGGTTCACTTCGCCAACGCTCATGAGCCGCCCAGCATGAAGCACCTCTTCGGCACCGATGAGATCGGCCGTGACGTGCTGACGCGCGTGGTCTTCGGCGCCCGGATCTCCCTGGTGTTGGGGATCGTGGTGCTCTCCATCGCCATCGGGATCGGCGTCCCGCTGGGGCTGATCGCCGGGTATTGGGGCGGCCGGGTGAGCACGATCATCATGCGAACGACCGACATCTTCCTGGCCATCCCGCCTCTGGTGCTGGCATTGGCCGTGAGCGCGGCGCTGACGCCCAACCTGACCACTTCCATGGTCGCCATCGCCTTTGGCTGGTGGCCGTGGTTCACCCGGCTGGTGTACGGCGAGGTGCTGTCGGTCAAGGAGGAGCTGTTCGTCGAGGCCGCGTACTCTCTGGGCGCCGGCCGTTTGCGCATCGCGTTCAAGGAGATCCTCCCGAACGTGCTCTCCCCGATCCTGGTCAAAGGGACCCTGGATATGGGATTCGTGATCCTGATCGGCGCCAGCCTCTCGTTCCTCGGGTTGGGGGCCCAGCCGCCCTCACCGGCCTGGGGGACGTCCATCGCCGAGGGGCGTGTGTATCTGCCCGGAGCCTGGTGGGCGGCCACCTTCCCCGGACTGGCCATCTTCGTCACCGTCCTCGGCTTCAACCTGCTGGGGGACGGGCTGCGGGACATCTTCGATGTGGAAGTCGAGCGCTGGGGGGTGTGA
- a CDS encoding ABC transporter ATP-binding protein — MAEFLLDVRDLHVEFGGYEGLARVIDGVSLYVRRGETVGLVGETGCGKSVTARAVMGLLPGTARITQGEILFKGQNLLDLDPQAMQTQVRGRGISMIFQDPMSSLNPVFTIGEQLSDVIRWQGVSRVGLLHYLRRSLDREERRRIEDRVVEMLDKVRIPTPREMLNRYPVQLSGGMRQRVLIALALINRPELVIADEPGTALDVSIQDQILALIRDLVASEGISVLYITHDLGVARSLCDRIYVMYAGQVAETAPAESLFREQYHPYTRGLLDSIPRLTGRLGEGIEGRIPDYRSPLRGCRFYDRCPRRMPHCQDVRPEPIEMAPEHFVACHLYSDDSAGGAS; from the coding sequence ATGGCCGAGTTCCTGTTGGACGTGCGCGATCTTCACGTCGAGTTCGGCGGATACGAGGGCCTGGCTCGCGTCATCGATGGGGTCAGCCTGTATGTGCGCCGGGGGGAGACGGTTGGCCTGGTGGGGGAGACGGGATGCGGCAAGTCGGTGACGGCCCGGGCGGTGATGGGGCTGTTGCCCGGCACCGCTCGCATCACGCAGGGGGAGATCCTCTTCAAGGGGCAGAACCTGCTGGACCTGGACCCGCAGGCGATGCAGACCCAGGTGCGCGGCCGCGGCATTTCCATGATCTTCCAGGACCCCATGAGCTCGTTGAACCCGGTGTTCACCATCGGCGAGCAGTTGAGCGATGTGATCCGCTGGCAGGGCGTCTCTCGGGTGGGGTTGCTCCACTACCTGCGCCGTTCGCTGGACCGCGAGGAGCGCAGACGGATCGAGGATCGGGTGGTGGAGATGCTGGACAAGGTGCGTATCCCCACGCCGCGGGAGATGTTGAACCGGTATCCGGTGCAGCTATCGGGCGGGATGCGGCAGCGGGTGTTGATCGCCCTGGCCCTGATCAATCGCCCGGAGCTGGTCATCGCCGATGAGCCTGGGACCGCGTTAGACGTCTCCATCCAGGATCAGATCCTGGCCCTGATCCGGGATCTGGTCGCCAGCGAGGGGATCTCCGTCCTCTACATCACCCACGATCTGGGCGTGGCCCGGTCTCTGTGCGATCGGATCTACGTGATGTACGCGGGCCAGGTGGCGGAGACGGCGCCGGCCGAATCCCTGTTTCGCGAGCAGTATCACCCCTACACGCGGGGCCTGCTCGATTCGATCCCCCGGCTGACCGGCCGATTGGGGGAGGGGATCGAGGGGCGCATCCCGGATTATCGCTCGCCGTTGCGGGGGTGCCGCTTCTACGACCGTTGCCCGCGCCGCATGCCTCACTGCCAGGACGTGCGGCCGGAGCCCATCGAGATGGCGCCGGAGCATTTCGTGGCCTGCCACCTGTATTCCGATGACTCAGCAGGGGGTGCGTCGTGA
- a CDS encoding ABC transporter ATP-binding protein gives MSQPENGYLLAARGLTKHFPIYRGIVLQRQVGAVRAVDQVDLTIMPGETLALVGESGSGKTTIGKLLIRVLRPTAGEIWFGGQDIAHLDDAALRPVRRRMQMVYQDPTSSLNPRRRVKDIIEDPLVIHKIGDAAQRASRVEELLHLVELPVEFAYRYPNALSGGQKQRVGIARALALNPAFIVLDEPTSALDVSVQAKIIALLKRLQAELGLTYLFITHDLRVVRNLATRVGVMYLGRIVEQAPTEILYANPAHPYTRALLSAIPALDEEELAAIPQKVPLQGEIPSAAHVPPGCAFHPRCPARFAPCDRVVPRESVVAEGHLVRCHLYDPEYAPA, from the coding sequence GTGAGCCAGCCTGAGAACGGATATCTGCTGGCGGCGCGAGGGCTGACCAAACACTTTCCGATCTATCGCGGCATCGTCCTGCAGCGGCAGGTCGGGGCCGTCCGGGCCGTGGACCAGGTGGACCTCACCATCATGCCCGGCGAGACGCTGGCGTTGGTGGGGGAATCCGGGTCGGGCAAGACCACCATCGGCAAGCTGTTGATCCGGGTCCTGCGTCCTACGGCCGGGGAGATCTGGTTCGGCGGACAGGATATCGCCCATCTGGACGACGCGGCGTTGCGGCCCGTCCGTCGTCGGATGCAGATGGTGTATCAGGACCCTACCTCCTCCTTGAACCCGCGTCGCCGTGTGAAGGACATCATTGAGGATCCGTTGGTGATCCATAAGATCGGCGACGCGGCCCAGCGGGCCAGCCGGGTGGAGGAGCTGCTTCACCTGGTGGAGCTGCCGGTGGAGTTCGCCTATCGCTATCCCAACGCGCTCAGCGGCGGCCAGAAACAGCGGGTGGGGATCGCCCGGGCGCTTGCCCTCAATCCGGCCTTCATCGTCCTGGATGAGCCCACATCGGCTCTGGACGTGTCCGTGCAGGCCAAGATCATCGCCCTGCTCAAGCGGTTGCAGGCGGAGTTAGGGCTGACGTACCTCTTCATCACCCACGATTTGCGGGTGGTGCGGAACCTGGCCACCCGGGTGGGGGTGATGTACCTGGGGCGCATCGTGGAACAGGCGCCCACGGAGATCCTGTACGCCAACCCGGCGCACCCCTACACGCGAGCGCTGCTGTCCGCCATCCCGGCGCTGGACGAGGAGGAGCTGGCCGCGATCCCCCAGAAGGTCCCTTTGCAGGGCGAGATCCCCAGCGCTGCCCATGTGCCTCCCGGATGCGCCTTTCACCCGCGCTGTCCGGCCCGCTTCGCCCCGTGCGATCGCGTGGTCCCGCGGGAGAGCGTGGTGGCAGAGGGACATCTCGTGCGCTGCCATCTGTACGACCCCGAGTATGCGCCCGCGTAG